A stretch of DNA from Piliocolobus tephrosceles isolate RC106 chromosome 21, ASM277652v3, whole genome shotgun sequence:
tctacaaaagatatcaaaaattagctggtgtggtggcacatacctgtggtcccagctactcgggagggtgaggtgggaggatcggttgagctcagtagtttgagatgagtctgaacaacatggtgaaaccccgtctctacaaaaaatttaaaaattagccaggtgtggtggtgtgcacatttcatgtaaatagaatcacACTATATGGGACCATTGatatctagcttctttcactcaacgtaacggttttgttttcttcttttctcttttttgcagAAGTTACCTTGATCagcatatgtttttatttgggttatttgtttttctatttttgagatgtAAGAGTTCTTAGTTTTtattgtgggttttgttttttgttttttgtgtttttttttttttttttcgagatagtctcgctcttattgcccaggctggagtgcaatggcatgatctcagctcactgcaacctccccatcccggattcaagcgattctcctgtctcagcctcccaagtagctgggattacaggtgcccaccaccacgtccagctaattttttgtatttttagtagagacagggtttcactaggttggccaggctggtctcgaactcctgacctcaggtgatccacccacctcgttctcccaaagtgctgggattacaggcgtgagccactgtgcctggccccaagagttctttatacattctgaatAGTAGTTCTTTatgagatatatgatttgcaaatacagTTAGCCTTTCATATCCAGTTTCCTTATCCATGGATTCAATAAACCACGGAGTGAAAATACCTggaaagaatcaaataaaaagaatacaacaataaaaagaatacaaataaaaatgtataacatctatttatatagcatatatatttcattagatattataagtaatttagagataatttaaagtatatggagggccgggcatggtggcttatgtaatcccaacactttgagaggccaaggtaggcagattacttgaggtcaggagttcgtgaccagcccagccaacatgacaaaaccccgtctgtactaaaaatacaaaaattagcagacatggtggtatgcacctgtaatcccagctactacggaggctgaggcagaagaattgcttgaacccaggaggcggaggttgcagtgagccaagattgcgccactgcactccagcctgggtgacagagcgagaccccatctcaaaaaatatatatatcaataaataaataaataaataaataaataaataaataaataaagtgcatggaggatgtgcataggctatatgcaaatattatgccattttatataaatgacttGAGCATCTGAGCATTTGTCCCATTCTGTGGGCATGACAGGTTTTATGTGAAcctagtttaaattttttttttttacattatactttattaattaatttattattattttttgagacggagtcttgctctgttgcccaggctggaggctggagtgcaacagcacgatcacagctcactgcaacctctgcctcccaggttcaagccattttcctgcctcaggctcctgagtagctgggattacaggcatgagccaccatgcctggctaacttttttgtattttcagtagagatggggtttcaccatgttggccagactggtctcgaactcctgacctcaagtgatccacccgccttggcctcccaaagtgctaggattacaggtgcgagccactgcacccagcctatactttattttttagaggagtcttaggttcacagcaaaattgatcagaaggtacagagatttcccgtACACCTGCTTCTTTCATACTTGTATAGCTTCCCCTACAATCAACATCCCCCAGGCACAAGTGCATGACAGTAGCTAGtctgttacaattgatgaactgacactgatacatcattatcacccacAGTGGATAGTGGATAGTTTACATTAGGGGTCACTCTCAGTTGAACAtaggtttttatttcctttgggtaaacACCCAGgagtcttttttttgagacaggatctcactctgtttcccaggctggagagcagtgcaGTGGATCGATCATAGCCCCCTGCATCTTCAACCTccctagctcaagcaatcctcccaagtagctggatgccaccacgcctggctaatttttgtactttttgtagagatggggcttcgcaatgttgcctaggctcgtctccaactcctgggctaaagtgatcctcttgctttgtcctcccaaagtgctgggattacgggcatgagccaacATACCAGGCCCTGAGTCTTGTTGTAAGGTTAAGTTTAATTCTATTTGAAAAGCCCAACCAACCTATTTTCCAGAGTGTCTATACCATTTTGCATcaccaccagcaatgtatgagcattccagttgctccataccctcaccaacacttgatattgtttattttttaaaagtcattcttgaatggctgggcatggtggttcatgcttgtaatcccagcactttgggaggctgaggtgggcggatcacctgaggtcaggagtttgagaccagcctggccaacatagtgaaactctttctctactaaaagtacaaaatttagccaggtgtggtggtgggcgcctgtaataatcccagctactccagaggctgaggcaaggagaatcatttgaatctgggaggtggaggctgcagtgagccactgcactctagcctcagtgacagagtgagactcagtctcaaaaaaaaaaaaaaaaaagtctagatctcgatctttttttcttttgagactgagtctcactctgtcacccaggctggagtgcagtggtgtgatcttggctcactgcaatctccgccttctgggttcaaacaattctccttgcctcagccttccaagtagctgggattacaggcacctgccaccatgcctggctaatttttgaattttagtagagacagttttcgccacattgaccaggctggtctctaactcctgacctcagataatcctcccaccatggcctcccaaagtgctgggattacaggcgtgagccactgcgcccagtcaattgtgtgtgtgtgtgtgtgtgtgtgtttgagatggaatctcactatgttgcccaggctggagtgcagtagctattcacaggcacaatcccactactgatcagcacagGAGTTTTAACCTGCTCCATTTTTTACCTGAGCCAGTTCACCCATCCTAGGTAACCCAGTGGTCCCCAGCTCCCGGGAGGCCACCATACTGATGTCAAACTGAGTGTGGACATCTAGTCAGCATAGTGCAGCATCGCCCAGAACTCCTggatcctcctgctgcagcctctggagtagctgggattacatgtgtgcaccactgtgcctggcagaatATTAAAGGCTCTGACAATTCCTGCAACAAAGAACTCTATCTGGTGTTATTTAATCCACTGTTTATCAACCTTAAACCTTGGATCATTTTTTTCAAGTCATAGCATaacatgataataataatagggtgggcacagtggctaacaattgtcatcccagcactttgcgaggctgaggcacaagatttgcttcagcccaggagtttgagaccagcctgggaaacatggtgaaacctcatgtctacaaaaaaatacaaaaaaaaaggccgggtgcggtggctcatgcctgtaatcccagcactttgggaggccgaggtgggaggatcacgaggttaggagatcaagaccatcctggctaacatggtgcagcaccatctctactaaaaatacaaaaaaattagcggggcttggtggcaggtgcctgtagtcccagctacttgggaggctgaggcaggagaatggcgtgaacccgggaggtggagcttgcagtgagccgagattgcaccactgtactccagcctgggcaacagagcaaaactcggtctcaaaaacacacacacacacacacacacacacacacacacacacacacaNNNNNNNNNNNNNNNNNNNNNNNNNNNNNNNNNNNNNNNNNNNNNNNNNNNNNNNNNNNNNNNNNNNNNNNNNNNNNNNNNNNNNNNNNNNNNNNNNNNNacacaaaaaaaaaaaaaaacaaaacaaacaaacaaacaaaaaattagcttggcatggtggtgcacacctgtggtcccaggtacctgggatgctgaggcaggagaatcacttgagcccaggaggcagagattatagggagccaagatcatgccactgcactccaacctgggcaacagagtgagactctgtcttaaaaaaataaaacatcataaaataataataataacctcaATGCACACCCCAGAACTTCATCTAGCTTGTTCATGTTgccagtgcagtgatgcaatcatggctcactacagcctcaaactcctgggctcaagcaatcctcccaccttggcctcccgagtagctgggaccacaggcatgaaccaccacgtccagctaatttttgtatttttagtagagacaaggccttGCCATGCTGctcaagctgatcttgaactcctggcctcaagcgaacCTCATGGTTTGCctcaaaagtgctaggattgcaggtatgagccacctcacccaaccaaaaccttattttttttggagatggagtctcactctgtcgcccagtctggagcgcgatggtgtgatgtcggctcactgcaacctccgcctcctaggttcaagcaattctcctgcctcagcctctggagtagctgggattacaggcatgcaccacaacagcaggttaatttttgtatttttagtagagacggggtttcactgtgttggccaggctggtcttgaactcctgacctcaggtgatccacctgcctcggcctcccaaagggctgggattacaggtatgagccacttcacccagccaaaatcttttttttttttttttttttaatctcagatcCTGAGAATGATTGTATAAGGTAGGTATAATGTAATTTTCATCTCATgaatgaggttcagagaagtcaggtgacttgcccagggccacacagctagtgGGCAGAGAGCTGGAATTTGAGCTGGAGTGTGCCCATAGCCCTTCCGTATACCCTGCCTGTCTCTTGAGCGTGCCCCGTAACCCCAGCCTCACCTGGTGGTGGCAGATGTGGCCTCCCCACTGAGGGCTTCTCTGTGATGTCCCACAGCCCTTATCCTCACCCATGGACACATTCAGGCTGTTGTCCAGAGAGCCTGGCTGTAATTTGAGTCTCACCAAGCAGGGGGTGATGGTGTGGGTGGGCGGGTGACAGCCAGGGCAGGGAGATTTGCCCAGACACTGGTACACAACAGCCTGGCAACCCGTGTGGCCCCGAGGAAGCTGGGAACCTTCGGGGTGCGTCCCCAAGTCTAGGCTGTGGTTCACACCATGGGCAACAAGCAGACAGTCTTCACCCACGAGCAGCTGGAAGCGTATCAGGTAGAGGGGACAGGAGGGGTCCTCAGTGGGTTTGACAGCTTTGGTTCCGTGGTCTGGGAAGTGGGAACAGAATCCCTTCATCGGGGTGTACCGTCTGCCTGGGTTCCTGGTTCGGCTCTGTGTGTGGCAGCATTGGGCCATCTGTGTGagtgtggggtggagggaggacgCCGTGGGAGGAGGCCCCAGAGGCAGGGTTTGGGTTAAGACAACACCTCTCTCCACAGGACTGCACGTTTTTCACAAGGAaggagatcatgaggtcagtccAGGGAGGTAGAGAGAAAAGATCTGGAAAAACAACTTTCTATTCATTGCTGGAGGATATTTGcaatttggggtgtgtgtgtgtgtggtccttcttccctccttccctcctttctttttctttcttttctttctttctttctttctttctttctttctttctttctttctttNNNNNNNNNNtttctttctttctttctttctttctttctttctttctttctttctttctttctttctttctctctctctttctctttctttctttcttttctttctttctctcttcctctctttcttttttctctccttccttccttccttccttcctttcttttcttttcttttcttttctttcccctccctccctccctccctccgttcttttcttttttgtctgagataggtctctattgcctaggctggagtgcagtagtgcaatcgcggctcattgcagcctcgatctGCGAAGAtcaggtgatcctgccacctcagcctctcgagtagctgggaccactggtgcaAGCCGCCATGTGcacctcatttttgtattttttcgtagagatgggagtctcactatgttgcccaggctggtcttaaacccctgggctcaagcaatccagctgcctcagccttccaaagtgctgggattacaggtgtgagccaccatgcccaactggtATTTCCAATTTGATGGGACTCAAATGGGGAAGGGGGGCAGGTGTGGTCAGTGGACGGAGGCAGAGATGGAAAAGCTGAGAAGTCACATCTTGTCATATTGTCCCAGTCTGCAGGCTGATGAGCTTGGGCTTTCTCCCAAGGGTGGCAGGGAGCCATCAGCTTGTTAGAAAGATTCTCCtgaggctgggcaccgtggctcacgcctgtaatcccagtactttgggaggacaaggcaggtggatcacctgaggtcaggagtttaagatcagcctggccaacatggcgaaaccccgtctctactaataatacaaaaatcagctgggcgtgttggtgggcgcctgtaatccccgctactcaggaggctgaggcagaagaatcgcttgaacctgggaggcgggggttgcagtgagccaagatcacgccactgcactccagcctgggtgacagagcgagattctgtctcaaaaaaacaaaatgaaagataaagattCTCCTGAGACTGGGACTTGAGGCTGGGAGCCCACTCTGGATTGCGGGCTTGGCATTACGGTGAGGGTGTGGGGAGGTGGCCCAAGGCTGCTGCAGGTCCCTGGCGTGACCGAGCACAATGGGCACAGGTAAGAATCCCACATCATCACTTGGCCTGTGGGGCCGTTGTCCAGGGGCCCCGGCCCACGAACTTGGAGCTGTGAAACCCAAGCTGGCCAGGGTTCGGCTGCAGTGTGATCGGGGCCAAGGCCCCAATTGTGTAGTAACAGGACATCCATTATTGATGGCCACACCTTTTACTCGTGAGTCCCATTGTCTGGGTGAGGACAGCTTGCAGGGTCACTTTGGCCATCACGATCAAATTActgaaggggaaactgaggctcagacagggCGGGGCTGACCCCAGGCCGAAGGGTAGATGCACGGAGCCCCCAAGGTGGTTGAAGGCTGACATTTCGTCTGTCCCAAGCTTCTTGCTTATCAGATAGAATAACCAAGGCACAGAGTGGGAGAGGAACTTGCTCAGAGCCATACAGAAACCTAAACCCAGGGTATTCCCTGAGGGGACCCCGACAGGGAACTGAGTGGTCAGGTGGGAAGTTCTAGGTCTCCCCACCCTACCTTCATTGAGTTCCTAGTCATCATATGACCCAGGGACTCATGTCTCTCTCAGAGAGAGTCCCTAGCAGCTTGGGAACCTCAGACCCACCAAGGATGGTCTCTGCAAGGCTGCTGCTCAGCATGCCCTAATGAAGGTATGGTGTCACCAGGTAAGGGCGTCTGAGTGGAGAACTGGCCTTACAATCTAGATAGTGTGTGTGGTATTCAGTTATTTGCAAAATGCCTTTTGTCTGCCCTttagaaaaatgtgaatattaGCTGTTTGCTCTGACCCATTTGAGGAAACcgtcccccccccctttttttttttttttttgagatggagtctcattctttttgcccaggctggagtgcagtggcatgatcttggctcactgcaacctcctcctcccgggttcaagtgattctcctgcctcagcctcccaagtaactgggattacaggtgcctgccgccatgcccagctacttttttgtatttttagtagagatggggcttcaccatgttggccaggctggtctcaaattcctgacctctggtgatctgcccacctcagcctcccaaagtgctgggattataggtgtgaaccactgcacccagccccttcctcccattatgaggagaggaagggaaggtaTGAAAGTGAAGGCATCTttggaggtagggtcttgctGATAGCATGAGGATATCCAGAGATGTGTGGATTATATAGGATTCTCTGAATGCTTGCTGTGATCTGGCCATAAGCACCCTCCCTTCTCCCAGCTCCATCTGCTTTATAAACTCCTACTCATGCTTCAAAGCCCAGCACCAATGTCCCCTTTTCCAGGAACCCCCTTCTCTCTAGCTTGCTTTCCCCAGTCCAGTCTCCCTTTGTCCTGTGGCCCTCTCTGCACCTTGGCCCTGCCCCCAGGGAGGTAGGGGTGCCTGTGTCAGGCTCTGTATGCTTAAGGTCCAGGCCCAGGGCTGAGGGTTCTTGGGGACACAGTATCCCTCGGTGTGCAGTGAGCAGCTGTGAATGTGAAAGAGAAGggatttggccaggcgtggtggctcacgcctgtaatctcagcactttgggaggccgaggcaggtggatcatctgaggtcaggagtttgagaccagcctgaccaacatgctgaaaccctgcttctgctaaaaatacaaaagaattagccgggcatggcagggtgtgcctgtagtcccagctactcaggaggctgaggcaggagaattgcttgaacctgggaggcagaggttacagtgagctgagattgcgccactgcactccagcctgggcgacagaccgagactccgtctcaaaaaacaaagaagggacAAGCCTCTTGCCTGCTCCCTGCTCCCAGCCTTTCCCAGCTTTTTCCTCCCCACCTCAGGCTCTTCTATCGCTACCAGGACCTGGCCCCGCAGCTCGTGCCCCTCGACTATACCACGTGCCCCGACGTGAAGGTGCCCTACGAGCTCATTGGCAGCATGCCCGAGCTGAAGGTATGCCCAGGCCATGGGACAGACAGGGGAAAAAATAGTAGAGATGTCTCTCATTGCATTCCTCTGAGGTCGGTGCTGcagttatccccattttacagataagaaaactgaggctcagagaggttaagacacTTGTTCATGGTCACACAGCTACAATGTCACAGAGACAGGGTTAAAACCCAGAgttggctggtgtggtggctcaagcctgtaatcccagtactttgggaggccgaggtgagtggatcacctgaggtcaggagttcaagaccagcctggccaacatggcgaaaccctgtctctactaaaaatacaaaaattagctggacgtggtagcacacgcctgtaatctcagctactagagagactgaggcaggagatttgcttaaactcaggaggtggaggttgtagtgagcagagatctagccacagtactccagcctgggtgacagagtgagactctgtctcaaaaaactcaGAATtgggaggatgaaatgagataatacgGGTAACAAACTCAGTACAGGGTGTGTTTTGTGTCAAGTACTCAGAGAACGTTAGTTCTTCTTGTAACAGGAGCTGCTAAATGCAGGTTTTTTTTTCAGCAGGATGTTTGACACATGGTTTGTGCATCCAAGGGGAACTTGTGGGTTGAGTAACTGACTGTGAGTAGGGTTGATTTTATTGCAAGTGACAAAAACCTTATTTGAGAGGGACAGAATGGATTGGATCAGAATGGATTGCctctgaacaacaacaaaaaaaatccagaggCAGGGACAGTGTCAGGTATGGCTGGAACCAGGGCCTCTGATGATGTGCTCAGGAATCTCCCCCCATCTCTCCGCTCCTTCCAGGAAGAGGTTTCAGTCTAAGACAGCCTCTCCTCTTGAGGTTGTGAAAGGACCTCTCAGCCACTCAGCTTTAGCTTCTGTGAGCTTTGCAAGCAGCAGTAATGAGGTCCTCTCCCTCccaatttttcagaaaaaatgtCCCAGGGCAGTCTCTGATTGGCTAGCTTGAGTCACATGCCCATCTCAGAGCCAATCACTGTTGCCAGGAGAATGGAACTCTCTGATTGGCCCTGCCTGGGTCACATGGCTGCTCCAAGAGCTGGAGGTGGAGTCAAGGTTGCTCAGACCACAGGGGCAGAGAGTGGAGTTGTCCAAAGTACTGTCCAGGGACCATGGGAGGGAGTGGGTCTTGATGGAGAGTACTTGGAGACTCCCAGAAAGTGGGTGCTGAGAGTGAGACCACATGGACCCCCAGAGACCCTGGGGGTCGGAGGACGGCCTCCCagcttcctttctctccccaggACAACCCCTTCCGCCAGAGGATCGCCCAGGTCTTCTCCGAGGATGGGGATGGCCACATGACCCTAGATAACTTTTTGGACATGTTTTCTGTGATGAGCGAAATGGCTCCCCGGGACCTCAAGGCTtactatgcttttaaaatttacgGTGCGTGCATGGCCCTGGGGTTGGGGAGCATGGGGATGGGATGGGGAGTGCGAACTGGGTGGGTGGCACCCACATCACAAATGTCTCCCCAGAGGTTTTGAGGCCCTGTGTGACCCTGTCCTCCACCCTACTCCAATGCCTCCCCAGCTCATTTATTTGCTAACTCTATTCCAGCCCACACAGGCCTTGTTGTTCCTGAAACACAGTCTTCAGCCTCTGGATCTTCGCCTCTGCTGAACCCTCTGCCTAGAACACCTTTCACCTGGCtccttatttacttatttatttttatcttttatttttttgagatggaatttcgctctttttgcccaggctagagtgcagtgactcaatcttgactcactgcaacctctgcctctgaggttcgagtgattctcatgcctcagccttctgagtagctgggattacaggcacatgccatcacacccggctaatttttgtatttttagctgagatggggttttgctgtgttggccaggctggtctcgaactcttgacctcaggtgatccacccgcctcggcctcctaaagtgctgggattacaggcatgagccaccgcgtccagatCCCCTGGCTCCTCCTTATCCTTGAAGTCTAGGTCGAAAGTAGGCCTCTCCCCATTCATCCCCTCATCCCACCATCCTATTTC
This window harbors:
- the CIB3 gene encoding calcium and integrin-binding family member 3 isoform X1, which encodes MGNKQTVFTHEQLEAYQDCTFFTRKEIMRLFYRYQDLAPQLVPLDYTTCPDVKVPYELIGSMPELKDNPFRQRIAQVFSEDGDGHMTLDNFLDMFSVMSEMAPRDLKAYYAFKIYDFNDDDYICAWDLEQTVTKLTRGELSAEEVSLVCEKVLDEADGDHDGRLSLEDFRNMILRAPDFLSTFHIRI